The Prevotella herbatica genome contains the following window.
AGAACGAAGTTGTTAAGGCTGAACTTGCCGACAGCGTATTCAATTTGAGCGCAGAAGAGTGGAAGAATATCATTCTTGCATACGAGCCAATTTGGGCTATCGGTACAGGTAAGACTGCTACTTCTGATCAGGCTGAAGAAATGCTTGCATATATCCGTTCTACTGTTGCTGAAAAGTATGGTAAGGAAGCTGCAGAGGATACAACAATCCTTTATGGTGGTAGCTGCAAGGCTTCTAATGCTCCTGAGCTATTCTCTAAGCCAAATATCGACGGTGGTCTTATCGGTGGTGCTTCTTTGAAGGCTGCTGATTTCAAGGGTATCATTGACGCTTGGAAGAAATAATAAAAATATTGAAATGCAGGGATATTGTAATGATATGAGTATTGTTTAATGACATCTCTCTGTCATGCCGATATCCCGGCATATTTTCAACATTAACACATAACAAAAATATATGAATAAGTTCGTTATATCGTCAATAATTGCATTAGGTATTGCCGTTAACGCTGGCGCACAAACTTACCTCGACCATCTGAAGAAGAACGTCGCAGGTGAAGGTAACGTTACTGTTACTCAAAGCAAGGAAATTGATGAATTGGTTAACGGCAAGAAGATACAGACTCAACAAAAGGCTGACAACACCGTCAAAAAAGGGAAAAAAACTGAAACTAACAGAAGCGAAATAAACCGCAACAAAAACAATATCAAACCACAAAATGTGATTGGAGACTCTACAAAGCATCACAACAATAATTATAACTATAACAACAAAAATGAGAGTATAGTTAATAATGAGAAGAGTCCTGAGAAACGAGAAAATACAACTAAGCAGAAAAGCGAGCCAGTTAGGATTGACGACGATGAAGAGTTTGACATTCCAACAATTGACATGCGCAAAAAAGTGATGCGCGACAGCAGAAAGGTAACGGGATTCAGAGTCCAGGCCTTCTCCGGCGGCAACTCAAGAAATGACAGAATGAAAGCTGAACAAGCTAGAACAACAATAAAACTCAAATATCCCGAAGAACCTATATATGTACATTTCTATTCTCCACATTGGATATGCAGAGTAGGAAACTACCGCAACTTCGAAGAAGCTAGAACTATGCTCATGAAAATTAAGGCTTTGGGATATAGACAAGCATGTATTGTGAAAGGAACAATTTCCGTACAATACTGATATTATTAACATTAGAACGATAAGATATGAATCCGGAAAATGAATTTCGTGATGGTCTTGACGACCTAGCATTACATTATAAAGAGGTGTTGAAAATATTGGGCGAGGATCCTGAGCGTGAAGGGCTTGAGAAAACACCTATGCGTGTAGCAAAAGCAATGCAGATTCTTACCCGCGGATATACACAAGATCCGCACAAGGTTCTTACAGATGCTATCTTCAAGGAAGATTACAACCAAATGGTAATAGTTAAGGACATAGACGTATTTTCACTTTGCGAACATCACATGCTACCTTTCTACGGAAAGGCCCATATAGCTTATATTCCGAACGGATATATCACTGGACTAAGTAAGATAGCACGTGTTGTTGACATATTCAGCCATAGACTGCAAGTACAGGAAAGACTTACCCAACAGATAAAAGACTGTATTCAGGAAACCCTAAAACCTCAAGGCGTGATGGTCGTTATCGAGGCCAAGCACATGTGTATGCAGATGCGCGGAGTAGAGAAACAGAATTCAATCACCACGACAAGTGATTTCAGCGGAGTGTTTAATTCTCTTACTACACGACAGGAATTCATGAGTCTTCTTCGTGGAGAATCTAAAAGAATATAAAAAAAGTGTGCTATGAGATGCAAGATTCTTGCATCCCTGGCATTTACCTTATACATAATATTAATTTAAAACATGATATGAAAAATCTAAAAAACGCAATCTTGATTTTGTTCTGCTCTGTTTTGGCAGCAACAACTTTTACGTCGTGCCTAAGCGATGACAACAACGACAACAACAACAATGTCATCACACTGACTGGTGCACAGCGTACACAAACTCTCCAGGCTCTTGCAGGTGATTATTCAGGTTATCTCTATTTCTATAACACCACCAAAAAGGATTCTGTAGAAGTTGACTGGAAGGTATCAGCATCAGACTCTACATTGACTAGTTTTTCATTCCCGATTAGCTTCTTGCAGAACTATGTAGCTACTAACTCTGCAATCAAAGATGCTGTTACAAATGCTGGAAGTCAAACTCTTATAGGAGCTGTTAACACATATGCGCAAGCATCTACAACTTATTGGAATCAGAATTATTATTTCTATCTGTTAACACCTGCAAACAAGACTCTTAATTTCACTTACAACGGAAAAGCTTGCCAAATAACTTTCGCTGATTATATGGCTAATAGTTCTTATGGATATATCTATCCACAGATTCAATATTACAATAAAAAGAGCAGCATCAATTTCGTTATTAAGAGCGTAAAAGTTGGCGACGATCAAATTGATGTAAACACTGTCTTCCAAGCTGTCGGAAGCAAATAAACTAATTAAAACAGTCACAATATGAAATTTATCTCTTGGAACGTTAATGGTTTGCGTGCATGTGTTGGAAAGGATTTTGAAAAGTATTTCAATGCTCTAAACGCAGACTTCTTCTGTCTTCAGGAAACAAAGATGCAGCAAGGACAACTTGACCTGCAGTTTCCGGGTTATGAATCTTATTGGAACTATGCCGAGAAAAAGGGCTATAGCGGAACCGCTATATTTACGAAGCATAAACCATTGAGCATTAAATACGGGATTGGGATCGAAGAGCACGACCATGAAGGCCGTGTTATAGCTCTTGAATATGATAAATTTTATATTGTAACTGTTTATACACCAAATTCTCAGGACGGACTTCGACGCCTGGAATATCGCATGAAATGGGAAGAGGACTTTCAGGCTTTTCTTCATGAACTTGACAAAAACAAACCTGTCATCGTATGTGGTGATATGAATGTAGCACACGAGGAAATAGATATCAAGAATCCAAAGACTAACCATAAAAATGCAGGATTCACTGATGAGGAAAGAGAGAAGATGACAACCTTGCTAGACAATGGATTCGTTGACTCGTTCCGTACTTTGTATCCTGAGCAAGTAACTTACAGTTGGTGGAGTTATCGTTTCCATGCGCGTGAAAATAATACAGGCTGGCGTATCGACTACTTTCTGACTTCAGAACGTATAAAAGATAATATCGAAGATGCCAAAATACATACAGATATATTTGGTAGCGATCACTGCCCTGTGGAACTTGATATCAACCTATAAAAGGATAAGCAACTAAGATGAAAAGGGCAGTGAGAGAAGATATACAATATATCATACACTCACTGCTTTTCACCCATTATTTTATTTACTTGTTTATTTCCTTAACATTATAGTTCAACGTTGCCATTTCTACTAAATAGAAATACACGACTGCCAAGTTTATAATGGTTTTAGGCTTAATAATCAATTGGATTTGACGAAAGATATACATCCTTACTATCTAATACGCTATGTGCACCATAAAGATATTTATATAATTTAATATTTAATATTTTATGATTAGTCTTCTTTGGAGTAATAACAACAAAATTCATATTTATTGAGTCCTGTTCAATAACATCACTCTTATTACGAGTTTTTCTATCTTCCCAAGTTCCTGTATTTGCGTAAACACAAGCGGAGTCGATCGTATTCTTGTAAGCCGTCATTTTTGGTATATGAGTGTGTCCAAATACGACAACGCGAACACGCTGTCTACCTGGACAGTGAAAATACTGAACATCAGATTGATTATCAATATATTGAGTTTTCAAACTTCCAATAATTGCAGAATCAATTTGTGTCGCAACACGTGCACCATTTACTACCATACGAGCATTCCAAGCTGCTTGAGTAAACAACCCATTATACATATTCATTTGTATTTTACCATCAGCATCATTATAAGGAAGAACGTCATTTATAGAATAAGTCTTAGTGAAATGATCTACATTTGTGGTAATAA
Protein-coding sequences here:
- a CDS encoding SPOR domain-containing protein; translated protein: MNKFVISSIIALGIAVNAGAQTYLDHLKKNVAGEGNVTVTQSKEIDELVNGKKIQTQQKADNTVKKGKKTETNRSEINRNKNNIKPQNVIGDSTKHHNNNYNYNNKNESIVNNEKSPEKRENTTKQKSEPVRIDDDEEFDIPTIDMRKKVMRDSRKVTGFRVQAFSGGNSRNDRMKAEQARTTIKLKYPEEPIYVHFYSPHWICRVGNYRNFEEARTMLMKIKALGYRQACIVKGTISVQY
- the folE gene encoding GTP cyclohydrolase I FolE is translated as MNPENEFRDGLDDLALHYKEVLKILGEDPEREGLEKTPMRVAKAMQILTRGYTQDPHKVLTDAIFKEDYNQMVIVKDIDVFSLCEHHMLPFYGKAHIAYIPNGYITGLSKIARVVDIFSHRLQVQERLTQQIKDCIQETLKPQGVMVVIEAKHMCMQMRGVEKQNSITTTSDFSGVFNSLTTRQEFMSLLRGESKRI
- a CDS encoding DUF4840 domain-containing protein — encoded protein: MKNLKNAILILFCSVLAATTFTSCLSDDNNDNNNNVITLTGAQRTQTLQALAGDYSGYLYFYNTTKKDSVEVDWKVSASDSTLTSFSFPISFLQNYVATNSAIKDAVTNAGSQTLIGAVNTYAQASTTYWNQNYYFYLLTPANKTLNFTYNGKACQITFADYMANSSYGYIYPQIQYYNKKSSINFVIKSVKVGDDQIDVNTVFQAVGSK
- a CDS encoding exodeoxyribonuclease III translates to MKFISWNVNGLRACVGKDFEKYFNALNADFFCLQETKMQQGQLDLQFPGYESYWNYAEKKGYSGTAIFTKHKPLSIKYGIGIEEHDHEGRVIALEYDKFYIVTVYTPNSQDGLRRLEYRMKWEEDFQAFLHELDKNKPVIVCGDMNVAHEEIDIKNPKTNHKNAGFTDEEREKMTTLLDNGFVDSFRTLYPEQVTYSWWSYRFHARENNTGWRIDYFLTSERIKDNIEDAKIHTDIFGSDHCPVELDINL